The following are encoded in a window of Arthrobacter sp. NicSoilB4 genomic DNA:
- a CDS encoding LysR substrate-binding domain-containing protein, translating into MDVEHKHLVQLLPLLPLLAELGRTQHVTETAEVLGLPQSTVSRSISRASSIIGTELLIRDGRGVRLTPAAKALLPHIEAALGEFQAGLDLVRHESEVVRGRIAVSFQHTFGEAMLPLLISAFRSRHPQPAFELSQGARDGCLAELAAGDADLALTAPIAAPSRLISSAALYREPLRLVVHHRHPLARRRRARLEEIRQDPFVAMGPGYGMRSLTDALFREAGFRPRIAFESQDSHTARGLVSAGLGVSILPPGELAPGRNPPAQSGDLGWVELALDSGLAFREIGLAWRERRGGADAEPDPVRLFRELVLSEGPALLAGFVRGRSGT; encoded by the coding sequence ATGGACGTGGAGCACAAACACCTGGTCCAGCTGCTGCCGCTGCTGCCCCTGCTGGCTGAGCTCGGGCGCACCCAGCACGTCACGGAGACCGCTGAGGTGCTGGGGCTGCCCCAGTCGACGGTCAGCCGGAGCATCTCGCGGGCCAGCAGCATCATCGGGACGGAGCTTCTCATCCGCGACGGCCGCGGCGTGCGGCTGACTCCCGCCGCCAAGGCGCTCCTGCCGCACATTGAGGCTGCGCTGGGCGAGTTCCAGGCCGGGCTGGACCTGGTCCGGCACGAATCGGAAGTGGTACGGGGCCGGATCGCGGTGTCTTTCCAGCACACATTCGGCGAGGCCATGCTGCCGCTGCTGATCAGCGCCTTCCGCAGCCGGCATCCCCAGCCGGCCTTCGAACTCAGTCAAGGCGCCCGGGACGGCTGCCTGGCCGAACTAGCCGCCGGAGACGCGGACCTGGCCCTGACCGCGCCCATCGCAGCGCCCAGCCGGCTGATTTCCTCGGCAGCGTTGTACCGGGAACCGCTGCGGCTTGTCGTCCACCACCGGCATCCCCTCGCCAGGCGCCGTCGGGCCCGCCTCGAGGAGATCCGGCAGGACCCGTTCGTGGCGATGGGTCCCGGCTACGGCATGCGCTCGCTGACCGACGCCCTGTTCCGGGAGGCGGGTTTCAGGCCACGTATCGCTTTCGAGAGCCAGGACTCCCACACGGCCCGGGGTCTCGTCTCGGCCGGACTCGGCGTGAGCATCCTCCCGCCCGGAGAGCTGGCCCCCGGCCGCAACCCTCCGGCGCAGTCCGGCGACCTGGGCTGGGTGGAGCTCGCCTTGGATTCCGGCCTGGCCTTCCGCGAGATCGGCCTGGCCTGGCGGGAACGGCGTGGGGGAGCGGACGCCGAGCCGGACCCGGTGCGGCTGTTCCGGGAGCTGGTGCTCAGCGAGGGCCCTGCCTTGCTCGCCGGCTTCGTCCGCGGGCGCTCCGGCACCTGA
- a CDS encoding NUDIX hydrolase: MSLNFDTRPAAYAVIIRDGALLLAYWKQGGKEGWTLPGGGLDLGEHPVDGCRREIHEETGYHAEVGTMLGVDVGHWPAEIRIDGGERDFQSLRLIYEATITGGELRHEVNGSTTHAAWIPLAEIDGLNKVSLVDVALRLYRERPFDGNLS; encoded by the coding sequence ATGAGCCTGAACTTTGACACCCGTCCCGCTGCCTACGCGGTCATCATCCGCGACGGCGCCCTTCTGTTGGCGTACTGGAAGCAGGGCGGCAAGGAGGGCTGGACCCTGCCGGGCGGCGGCCTGGACCTGGGCGAGCACCCGGTTGACGGGTGCCGCCGGGAAATCCACGAGGAAACCGGGTACCACGCCGAGGTCGGCACCATGCTGGGGGTCGACGTCGGGCACTGGCCGGCGGAAATCCGGATCGACGGCGGTGAACGGGACTTCCAGTCCCTCAGGCTGATCTACGAGGCGACCATCACCGGCGGAGAACTGCGGCACGAGGTGAATGGCAGCACGACGCACGCGGCCTGGATCCCGCTGGCTGAAATCGACGGGCTGAACAAGGTCTCGCTCGTCGACGTGGCGCTCCGGCTCTATCGGGAGAGGCCGTTCGACGGCAATCTTTCCTGA
- a CDS encoding MFS transporter: MPRLTQLPHPAGAGPFRPDAADAAQAGGGRAADDSGQAAWPGHAKGSAAYRKILAGLAFAGVATFAQLYSTQAVLPMMAAELQVTAAEAALTISLATVGLALTVLPWSFLADRIGRVRAMMWGISAATVLGLLVPLATSFPMLLGLRMLEGMALGGIPAIAIAYLNEEVNKAHAALAAGTYVAGTTLGGLAGRLMAGTAGELWGWRAAALAVSILAAVAAVLFLVLVPQARGFTAAAAGGFRGALRTLAGHGRNPRLLALYIQAFLLMGGFVAVYNYLGFRLSAEPFSLPATLISLIFLAYLSGTVSSRWAGGLAARFGRRTVLITGTVLMVAGLALTLTQLLALIMAGLLLFTGGFFAAHSIGAGWTGVIATTGRAQAASLYNLAYYLGSSVIGWAGGLVFQSLGWTALALTVIGLACTTAVMTAVVHPARPALADAPTGAGASA; encoded by the coding sequence ATGCCACGACTCACGCAGCTCCCCCACCCCGCTGGTGCCGGTCCGTTCCGGCCGGACGCTGCCGACGCCGCACAAGCGGGCGGCGGACGGGCGGCGGACGACAGCGGGCAGGCAGCCTGGCCAGGACATGCCAAAGGGTCCGCGGCCTACCGGAAGATCCTCGCGGGACTGGCGTTCGCCGGCGTCGCCACCTTCGCCCAGCTCTACTCCACCCAGGCGGTGCTGCCCATGATGGCGGCGGAGCTGCAGGTCACTGCGGCCGAGGCCGCACTGACGATATCGCTGGCCACCGTGGGCCTGGCCCTGACCGTGCTGCCATGGTCCTTCCTGGCCGACCGGATCGGCAGGGTCCGGGCAATGATGTGGGGCATCTCGGCCGCCACTGTCCTGGGCCTGCTGGTTCCGCTCGCCACCAGTTTCCCGATGCTGCTGGGCCTGCGGATGCTCGAAGGCATGGCCCTGGGCGGCATCCCCGCGATTGCCATCGCCTACCTCAACGAGGAGGTCAACAAGGCCCACGCCGCGCTGGCGGCCGGCACCTATGTCGCCGGCACCACCCTGGGCGGCCTCGCCGGCCGGCTCATGGCCGGCACGGCCGGCGAACTGTGGGGATGGCGGGCCGCCGCCTTGGCGGTCTCGATCCTCGCCGCCGTCGCTGCGGTCCTGTTCCTGGTACTGGTGCCGCAGGCGCGGGGCTTCACGGCCGCGGCGGCCGGCGGCTTCCGCGGGGCCCTCCGGACGCTGGCGGGCCACGGCCGCAATCCGCGGCTGCTGGCCCTCTACATCCAGGCGTTCCTGCTGATGGGCGGCTTCGTGGCCGTCTACAACTACCTTGGCTTCCGGCTCTCCGCGGAACCCTTCAGCCTGCCGGCCACCCTCATCAGCCTCATCTTCCTGGCCTACCTCTCCGGGACGGTCTCCTCCCGCTGGGCCGGCGGGCTGGCGGCGCGGTTCGGCCGGCGTACGGTGCTGATCACAGGCACCGTGCTGATGGTGGCGGGCCTGGCACTGACGCTCACCCAGCTGCTGGCGCTCATCATGGCGGGCCTGCTCCTGTTCACCGGCGGCTTCTTCGCGGCACACAGCATCGGCGCAGGCTGGACCGGTGTGATCGCAACAACCGGCCGGGCCCAGGCGGCATCGCTCTACAACCTCGCCTACTACCTCGGATCCAGCGTCATCGGCTGGGCCGGCGGGCTGGTGTTCCAGTCGCTCGGCTGGACTGCCCTGGCCCTGACCGTCATCGGGCTGGCCTGCACGACGGCGGTGATGACCGCCGTCGTGCATCCTGCCCGGCCGGCACTGGCTGACGCGCCAACCGGTGCCGGCGCTAGCGCGTAG
- a CDS encoding BadF/BadG/BcrA/BcrD ATPase family protein encodes MPPAADTVPPTAPATGAVIGLDIGGTKTRGVRFEDGAVVADESVGSSNVQNVTRAEAALHLAELFGRIGGGTVAQVYAGAGGIDTDADAEALAALIAPHVPGARITVVHDSRLLLAAGGASTGVAVIGGTGSAAWGRNSLGEEARAGGWGYLLGDEGSGYWLGREAVRHSLRRMNQGLEPDELTTALLASCGVDDPNKLIALFHSPDTGRRYWADKARLVVDAAAAGHTASQELVDQAGRDLAGLAEQTVRQLGIDGPVILGSGLGMNVPRLQESFRTALAAAGITDVRILEQDPVFGVLQLVAEQG; translated from the coding sequence ATCCCGCCGGCGGCGGACACCGTTCCCCCCACTGCTCCTGCGACCGGCGCCGTCATAGGCCTCGATATCGGCGGGACCAAGACCCGCGGCGTCCGTTTCGAGGACGGCGCCGTGGTGGCCGACGAATCGGTAGGCAGCTCGAACGTCCAAAACGTCACCCGAGCGGAGGCGGCACTGCACCTCGCCGAGCTCTTTGGCAGGATCGGCGGCGGAACCGTCGCCCAGGTCTATGCCGGAGCAGGCGGCATCGATACCGACGCCGACGCCGAGGCGCTCGCCGCGCTGATCGCGCCGCACGTGCCGGGCGCCCGGATCACCGTGGTCCACGATTCGCGGCTTCTGCTGGCCGCGGGAGGTGCGAGCACCGGGGTGGCTGTCATCGGGGGCACCGGATCGGCTGCCTGGGGGCGGAACAGCCTCGGGGAGGAGGCCCGCGCCGGCGGCTGGGGGTATCTCCTGGGCGACGAGGGCAGCGGGTACTGGCTGGGCCGGGAAGCCGTCCGGCACAGCCTGCGCCGGATGAATCAGGGGCTGGAACCGGACGAACTGACCACCGCGCTGCTGGCCTCCTGCGGTGTTGACGACCCCAACAAGCTGATCGCGCTCTTCCATTCACCGGACACCGGACGCCGGTACTGGGCCGACAAGGCCCGGCTCGTGGTCGACGCTGCCGCCGCCGGACACACTGCGAGCCAGGAACTCGTGGACCAGGCCGGCCGTGACCTGGCCGGGCTCGCAGAGCAGACGGTCAGGCAACTCGGTATCGACGGCCCGGTGATCCTGGGCAGCGGACTGGGCATGAACGTTCCGCGGCTGCAGGAATCCTTCCGCACCGCCCTGGCCGCCGCGGGGATCACCGACGTGCGGATCCTGGAGCAGGATCCCGTCTTCGGTGTCCTCCAGCTCGTGGCCGAGCAGGGCTGA
- a CDS encoding ABC transporter permease produces the protein MEWFLANSAQVFSLAGQHLVLAILPMIFGVLIAVPLAQLARQSRGLRSVVLTASSLLYTIPSLALFIILPTVLGTRILDPVNVVVALTIYAVALLVRATLDAFDSVDEDLRQAAVAMGFKPFARFLQIDLPLSLPVLFAGLRVVSVSNISLVSVAALLGIGNLGMLFTSGMQRDFVTEVVVGIIAILILALLMDAVLVLLERLLTPWTRAAAAPGGGGESAGGQDRAGTAAGALRFARPKTGGGNA, from the coding sequence ATGGAATGGTTCCTGGCCAACAGCGCCCAGGTCTTCAGCCTCGCGGGCCAGCACCTCGTCCTGGCCATCCTGCCGATGATCTTCGGTGTGCTCATTGCCGTCCCGCTGGCGCAGCTCGCCCGGCAGAGCCGCGGGCTCCGGTCCGTGGTCCTGACGGCGTCCTCCCTGCTGTACACCATCCCGTCCCTGGCACTTTTCATCATCCTGCCGACCGTCCTCGGAACCAGGATCCTGGACCCTGTCAACGTCGTGGTGGCCCTGACGATCTACGCCGTCGCCCTGCTGGTGCGCGCCACCCTGGACGCTTTTGACTCGGTGGACGAGGACCTCCGGCAGGCCGCCGTGGCCATGGGGTTCAAGCCCTTCGCCCGCTTCCTGCAGATCGATCTGCCGCTGTCCCTGCCGGTGCTTTTCGCCGGGCTGCGCGTGGTCTCGGTCAGCAACATCTCGCTGGTCAGCGTCGCGGCCCTGCTGGGCATCGGCAACCTCGGCATGCTCTTTACTTCCGGGATGCAACGCGACTTCGTCACCGAAGTGGTGGTGGGAATTATTGCCATCCTTATCCTCGCGCTGCTGATGGACGCCGTCCTCGTCCTGCTGGAGCGGCTGCTGACCCCGTGGACCCGCGCTGCGGCGGCACCCGGCGGCGGCGGCGAATCAGCCGGCGGCCAGGACAGGGCAGGCACAGCTGCCGGTGCGTTGCGGTTCGCGCGTCCCAAGACCGGAGGGGGAAACGCATGA
- a CDS encoding ABC transporter permease: MSNVVTETFAWLADPANWSGSAGIPARIAEHLFYTSLVMVIATAIAVPIGLYVGHTGRGRVAAVAVAGALRALPTLGLLTLFVLLAGIGLMPPIWALVILTVPPLLAGTYAGIASVDRNVVDAARAMGMTELQVLFRAEFPNALPVMYGGFRTGVLQAIATVSVVAYINLGGLGRYLFDGLVLSDFPQMLGGSLLIAALAIAVDLVLALIQRLFLSQGASSQPNRSQQAAVDLTDPVPAGTVVQGGTS; encoded by the coding sequence ATGAGCAACGTCGTCACTGAGACTTTCGCGTGGCTCGCCGATCCCGCGAACTGGTCCGGCAGCGCCGGAATCCCGGCACGCATCGCCGAGCATCTGTTCTACACGAGCCTGGTGATGGTGATCGCCACGGCCATCGCCGTCCCCATCGGGCTCTACGTCGGGCACACAGGCCGCGGCCGGGTGGCCGCGGTGGCCGTCGCCGGCGCCCTCCGCGCCCTGCCGACCCTCGGTCTGCTCACGCTGTTCGTCCTGCTGGCCGGCATCGGGCTCATGCCGCCGATCTGGGCCCTCGTGATCCTGACCGTTCCGCCGCTGCTGGCCGGCACGTACGCCGGCATCGCCAGCGTGGACCGGAACGTCGTCGACGCCGCGCGGGCCATGGGCATGACCGAGCTCCAAGTGCTCTTCCGCGCCGAGTTCCCCAACGCGCTGCCCGTCATGTACGGCGGGTTCCGCACCGGTGTGCTCCAGGCCATCGCCACTGTTTCCGTGGTGGCATACATCAACCTCGGCGGCCTCGGCAGGTACCTCTTCGACGGGCTGGTGCTCTCCGACTTCCCCCAGATGCTGGGCGGGTCCCTGCTCATCGCCGCCCTGGCCATCGCCGTCGACCTTGTCCTTGCCCTTATCCAGAGGCTGTTCCTGTCCCAGGGGGCCTCTTCCCAGCCAAACCGGAGCCAGCAGGCTGCGGTTGATCTCACAGACCCCGTACCCGCGGGGACTGTTGTTCAAGGAGGTACGTCATGA
- a CDS encoding ABC transporter ATP-binding protein → MAEAMIEFQSVTKQYQSGQAAVDGLTMSIDKGAITVFVGPSGCGKTTSLRMINRMVEPTSGTITVAGEDVTSVPAAKLRRSMGYVMQSSGLMPHRSVLDNIATVPRLNGVSKAEARKRAQELLDVVGLASGLGKRYPSQLSGGQQQRVGVARALAADPPVLLMDEPFSAVDPVVRDELQRELLRLQRDLAKTIVFVTHDIDEATILGDKVAVFGLGGKLAQYATPEEILRAPANDFVASFVGRDRGFRHLGFSPSDGVTVHPARTITPAELEHGGNASGEWQLVVDDGLRPLGWAGPGKGSATVPGGSLFRKGDTLRRALDAALSSPSGLGVAVDADGRVAGVITAEEVLAVIESDRHIRQGAL, encoded by the coding sequence ATGGCTGAAGCCATGATCGAGTTCCAGAGCGTCACCAAGCAGTACCAGAGCGGGCAGGCTGCGGTGGATGGACTGACCATGTCCATCGACAAGGGGGCCATCACGGTCTTCGTCGGGCCGTCGGGCTGCGGCAAGACCACGTCCTTGCGGATGATCAACCGCATGGTTGAGCCGACGTCCGGGACCATCACCGTCGCCGGCGAGGACGTCACCTCGGTGCCGGCGGCTAAGCTGCGCCGCTCCATGGGCTATGTGATGCAGTCCTCCGGACTGATGCCGCACCGTTCCGTGCTGGACAACATCGCCACCGTGCCCCGGCTCAACGGCGTCTCCAAGGCCGAGGCGCGCAAGCGCGCGCAAGAGCTGCTCGACGTCGTCGGGCTGGCGTCCGGACTGGGTAAACGGTACCCCTCACAGCTTTCCGGCGGCCAGCAGCAGCGCGTCGGAGTGGCACGCGCTCTCGCCGCGGACCCTCCCGTGCTGCTCATGGATGAGCCCTTCAGCGCCGTTGACCCCGTGGTCCGCGACGAACTGCAGCGGGAACTTCTCCGGCTCCAGCGGGACCTGGCCAAGACCATCGTTTTCGTCACCCACGACATTGACGAGGCCACCATCCTGGGGGACAAGGTGGCAGTCTTCGGCCTCGGCGGAAAACTCGCCCAGTACGCCACGCCGGAGGAAATTCTGCGCGCACCGGCCAACGACTTCGTGGCATCGTTCGTGGGCCGGGACCGCGGGTTCCGGCATCTGGGCTTCAGCCCGTCCGACGGCGTCACAGTGCACCCGGCGCGGACGATCACGCCGGCCGAACTTGAGCATGGCGGCAACGCCTCGGGCGAGTGGCAGCTGGTGGTCGATGACGGCCTTCGTCCCCTTGGCTGGGCGGGTCCGGGCAAGGGTTCCGCGACGGTTCCCGGCGGTTCCCTGTTCCGGAAGGGCGACACGCTACGCCGAGCCCTCGACGCGGCACTGTCTTCGCCTTCCGGGCTCGGTGTCGCAGTGGACGCGGACGGCCGGGTGGCCGGGGTCATCACGGCCGAAGAAGTCCTGGCCGTGATTGAGTCGGACCGCCATATTCGCCAGGGCGCGCTCTGA
- the rsgA gene encoding ribosome small subunit-dependent GTPase A — protein sequence MTTFLARQGASGATHTSSNNLPEGPAGYGFTASVAERFAAHAVPGGTGAGRVIRVDRNLVLVAAHDSILHLPYPSTGEMPATGDWVWLGSNNAGEPAITGILPRHSELSRKRAFESSSESQVLGANMDIVGVVVPVDRPLTHNRLERTLVAAWDSGATPLVIITKADLADVADDVVGKVILQAAGVAVVTTSAEQGDGLEELLGHLPPGGTLVLLGPSGAGKSTLINALVGVDVQETGAVRAGDGKGKHTTTSRELVPLPDGALLMDTPGVRGFGLFDADSGMADMFGDLEDLFGQCRFSDCAHGSEPGCAVQAAIADGTLDDRRWASYLKLQRELAALARRHDSAARRAYAREWHQKISAGGKSQRAAERDNHEAAEQQRAKRGSKGRGGGSEGGRRAH from the coding sequence TTGACTACTTTTCTTGCACGTCAAGGCGCTTCCGGCGCCACCCACACCAGCTCCAACAACCTTCCCGAGGGTCCAGCCGGCTACGGTTTCACCGCCTCCGTAGCGGAGCGCTTCGCGGCCCACGCCGTGCCGGGCGGCACCGGCGCGGGCAGGGTCATCCGTGTGGACCGCAACCTGGTCCTGGTTGCGGCGCACGATTCGATCCTCCACCTGCCTTATCCCAGCACCGGGGAGATGCCGGCCACGGGGGACTGGGTCTGGCTGGGATCCAATAACGCGGGGGAGCCCGCCATCACGGGGATTCTGCCGCGCCACTCCGAGCTGAGCCGCAAACGCGCCTTCGAATCCTCGTCGGAGTCGCAGGTACTCGGTGCCAACATGGACATCGTCGGCGTCGTGGTGCCCGTGGACCGGCCCCTCACCCACAACCGGCTCGAACGCACCCTGGTCGCGGCCTGGGACTCGGGCGCCACGCCCCTCGTCATCATCACCAAAGCGGACCTCGCAGACGTTGCGGATGACGTTGTCGGCAAGGTGATTCTGCAGGCTGCCGGCGTCGCGGTGGTCACCACCTCCGCGGAACAAGGCGACGGCCTCGAAGAGCTGCTGGGCCATCTTCCGCCCGGTGGCACCCTCGTGCTGCTGGGGCCCTCGGGTGCCGGCAAATCCACGCTCATCAACGCCCTCGTCGGCGTCGACGTGCAGGAAACCGGGGCAGTGCGGGCCGGCGACGGAAAAGGCAAACACACCACCACGTCACGCGAACTCGTGCCCCTGCCGGACGGCGCCTTGCTGATGGACACCCCGGGCGTGCGCGGTTTCGGGCTGTTCGACGCTGATAGCGGCATGGCGGACATGTTCGGCGACCTCGAGGATCTCTTCGGGCAGTGCCGGTTCTCGGACTGTGCGCACGGCAGCGAACCCGGCTGCGCCGTGCAGGCCGCGATCGCGGACGGAACCTTGGATGACCGCCGCTGGGCCAGCTACCTGAAACTCCAGCGCGAACTCGCCGCCCTGGCCCGCCGGCACGATTCGGCAGCCCGCCGCGCCTACGCGCGGGAATGGCACCAGAAAATATCGGCCGGCGGCAAGAGCCAGCGCGCGGCTGAACGCGATAACCACGAGGCGGCCGAACAGCAGCGGGCGAAGCGTGGCAGCAAGGGCCGGGGCGGGGGTTCAGAAGGCGGCCGGCGGGCCCACTGA
- a CDS encoding nitronate monooxygenase, which produces MSHDIFGTRIIAAPMAGGTSTPAFVKAVHDAGGLGFLAAGYKSVAAMQAEIRSARAAGTRFGMNLFVPDPAQLPPSAALRHQLEEYRASLRPDALRYGADVPPLRLDDDDHWHGKIAALLADPVELVSFAFGLPGPDVVRSLQRAGSTVLATVTTVAEALEAAGQGVDALVVQHAGAGGHSAAFQPGAAGHHDGRPGTTAELVALVRSAVGLPLVAAGGVMDRAGLEAVLAAGAQAAQLGTAFLRTDESGARQLHKDALASPRFTETRLTLAFTGRPARALVNEFVLDHPDAPESYPAVHHLTAPLRAAAAAAGDAERLNLWAGAGWQQARAGSVAEVMAGLLV; this is translated from the coding sequence ATGTCGCACGACATCTTCGGTACCCGCATCATTGCCGCCCCGATGGCTGGCGGGACTTCCACCCCGGCGTTCGTGAAGGCCGTGCATGACGCCGGCGGGCTGGGGTTCCTGGCCGCGGGCTACAAGAGCGTGGCAGCCATGCAGGCGGAGATCCGCAGCGCCCGTGCCGCGGGGACACGGTTCGGCATGAACCTCTTCGTTCCCGACCCCGCGCAACTGCCACCTTCCGCTGCCCTGCGGCACCAGCTGGAGGAATACCGCGCCAGCCTGCGGCCGGATGCGCTGCGGTACGGCGCGGACGTCCCGCCGTTGCGGCTGGACGACGACGACCACTGGCACGGCAAGATCGCCGCCCTGCTGGCCGACCCGGTAGAACTGGTCAGTTTTGCCTTCGGGCTGCCCGGCCCCGATGTTGTCCGGTCGCTGCAGCGGGCGGGCTCCACGGTGCTCGCCACTGTGACTACCGTTGCCGAGGCCCTGGAGGCCGCCGGGCAGGGCGTCGACGCGCTGGTGGTGCAGCATGCGGGCGCCGGCGGCCACAGTGCCGCCTTCCAGCCGGGCGCCGCCGGGCACCATGACGGCCGGCCAGGCACGACGGCGGAGCTGGTCGCCCTGGTGCGGTCCGCCGTCGGACTCCCCCTGGTGGCTGCCGGCGGCGTGATGGACCGGGCGGGGCTGGAGGCCGTCCTGGCCGCGGGGGCCCAGGCTGCCCAGCTGGGCACCGCGTTCCTCCGCACCGACGAGAGCGGCGCCCGGCAACTGCACAAGGATGCCCTCGCCAGCCCGCGGTTCACGGAGACCCGGCTCACGCTGGCTTTCACCGGTCGGCCGGCACGGGCGCTCGTCAACGAGTTCGTCCTTGACCACCCCGATGCCCCGGAGTCCTACCCCGCGGTGCACCACCTCACGGCGCCCCTGCGCGCGGCGGCGGCTGCGGCCGGGGACGCGGAGCGGCTGAACCTCTGGGCCGGTGCGGGCTGGCAGCAGGCCCGGGCGGGTTCCGTGGCGGAGGTCATGGCGGGATTGCTGGTCTGA
- a CDS encoding ABC transporter substrate-binding protein, which translates to MKETRQRALGRRAFGGLAVGVGLAMALSACGGSSDPLSTAPATGGATSGSGSALVIGSADFPESQIIAEVYAGALNGAGVTASTKPNIGSREVYFKAVQDGSVDVIPDYSGNLLLHVSKDATEVSAEDIYKALPGKLPQGLAVLEASKAEDKDAMVVTKATAEKYQLKSIEDLAKVCSEIVVGAPATFAERAYGLPGLEKNYNCVPKKLEPFSDGGGAVTLKALLSDQVQVADIYTTTPSIADNDLVVLEDPKNNFIAQQVLPLYNTAKMTDKAKEALNAVSKVLTTEDLINLNRAVSGSQKQNPKDAAAAWLKDKGLVK; encoded by the coding sequence ATGAAGGAAACCCGCCAACGAGCACTTGGCAGGCGCGCATTCGGCGGCCTGGCCGTCGGCGTCGGCCTGGCCATGGCACTGTCCGCGTGTGGAGGCTCATCCGATCCGCTGTCCACGGCACCGGCAACGGGCGGAGCCACCTCCGGTTCCGGTTCGGCGCTGGTGATCGGTTCCGCCGATTTCCCGGAGAGCCAGATCATCGCAGAGGTCTACGCCGGGGCGCTCAACGGAGCCGGCGTTACCGCGAGCACCAAGCCGAACATCGGTTCGCGCGAGGTCTACTTCAAGGCCGTCCAGGACGGATCGGTGGACGTCATCCCCGACTACAGCGGAAACCTGCTGCTGCACGTCAGCAAGGACGCCACGGAAGTTTCGGCCGAGGACATCTACAAGGCCCTGCCGGGCAAGCTGCCGCAGGGACTGGCCGTGCTGGAGGCCTCCAAGGCCGAGGACAAGGACGCGATGGTCGTCACGAAAGCCACCGCTGAGAAGTACCAGTTGAAGTCGATCGAAGACCTGGCCAAGGTCTGCAGCGAAATCGTGGTGGGCGCACCGGCGACGTTCGCAGAACGCGCCTACGGCCTTCCGGGCCTCGAAAAGAACTACAACTGCGTGCCCAAGAAGCTGGAACCCTTCAGCGACGGCGGCGGTGCCGTCACTCTGAAGGCCCTGCTCTCCGACCAAGTCCAGGTCGCCGACATCTACACCACCACCCCGTCCATCGCGGACAACGACCTGGTGGTGCTGGAGGACCCGAAGAACAACTTCATCGCCCAGCAGGTCCTCCCGCTGTACAACACGGCCAAGATGACGGACAAGGCGAAGGAAGCCCTGAACGCCGTCTCCAAGGTCCTGACCACTGAGGACCTCATCAACCTCAACCGGGCCGTCAGCGGCAGCCAAAAGCAGAACCCCAAGGACGCTGCGGCGGCCTGGCTCAAGGACAAGGGCCTGGTCAAGTAA
- a CDS encoding PLP-dependent aspartate aminotransferase family protein: protein MLSQDSLAVHAGRNGLTELGVHAVPIDLSTTAPLPSVHDGGLAYERMATGGTHLEGQSTVYQRLWNPTVARFEEGVAVLEDTPESVAFATGMAALSAVLLAVVATGKKHVVAVRPLYGGSDYLLASGVLGNDVTFTTPEGVHAALRPDTGLVILETPANPSLELVDIARVAAAADGVPLLVDNTFASPVLQQPFRHGAAMVLHSATKFLGGHGDAMGGVVAAAAEWTTRLRQIRAVTGGILTPWPAYMLHRGLATLPVRVRAQQASAQKVAVALAGHGLVRRVFYPGLPECDPQGLIGTQMAGPGSLMAFEVGCAEHAERIPGAVGMITHAVSLGGIDTLIQHPAGLTHRPVAADAKPHASLLRVSVGLEDPADVVADLVQAIEATR from the coding sequence GTGCTTTCTCAAGACTCGCTGGCTGTCCACGCCGGCCGGAACGGCCTCACTGAACTGGGCGTGCACGCAGTGCCGATCGATCTATCCACCACTGCGCCGCTTCCCTCGGTGCACGACGGCGGTCTCGCTTACGAGCGCATGGCCACGGGCGGCACCCATCTGGAAGGCCAGAGCACCGTCTACCAGCGGCTCTGGAATCCCACTGTGGCACGGTTCGAGGAGGGCGTCGCCGTCCTCGAAGACACCCCGGAGTCCGTCGCGTTCGCCACCGGCATGGCGGCACTGAGCGCAGTGCTGCTGGCCGTCGTCGCCACCGGGAAGAAGCACGTCGTTGCGGTGCGGCCGCTGTACGGCGGAAGCGACTACCTGCTTGCGTCCGGTGTACTTGGCAACGATGTCACCTTCACCACTCCGGAGGGCGTCCACGCTGCGCTCCGGCCCGACACCGGCCTGGTGATCCTCGAAACGCCGGCCAACCCGAGCCTGGAGCTGGTCGACATCGCCCGCGTGGCCGCCGCCGCGGACGGAGTACCACTGCTGGTCGACAACACCTTCGCGAGCCCGGTCCTCCAGCAGCCGTTCAGGCACGGTGCCGCCATGGTGCTGCACAGCGCCACCAAGTTCCTCGGCGGGCACGGCGACGCCATGGGCGGCGTGGTGGCCGCGGCTGCGGAGTGGACCACGAGGCTGCGCCAGATCCGGGCTGTCACCGGCGGCATCCTCACCCCGTGGCCCGCCTACATGCTTCACCGCGGACTGGCCACGCTGCCGGTCCGCGTGCGCGCCCAGCAGGCCAGCGCCCAGAAGGTCGCCGTCGCCCTGGCCGGCCACGGTCTGGTCCGCCGTGTCTTCTACCCGGGGCTTCCCGAGTGTGATCCGCAGGGTCTGATCGGGACGCAAATGGCCGGTCCCGGCTCGCTCATGGCCTTTGAGGTGGGGTGCGCGGAGCACGCCGAGCGGATTCCGGGTGCTGTCGGCATGATCACGCATGCGGTCTCACTCGGCGGCATCGATACCCTGATCCAGCATCCCGCCGGGCTGACCCACCGGCCGGTTGCCGCCGACGCGAAGCCGCACGCCAGCCTGCTGCGCGTATCGGTCGGACTGGAGGACCCCGCCGACGTCGTGGCCGACCTGGTGCAGGCCATCGAAGCTACGCGCTAG